In Musa acuminata AAA Group cultivar baxijiao chromosome BXJ3-11, Cavendish_Baxijiao_AAA, whole genome shotgun sequence, one DNA window encodes the following:
- the LOC135652988 gene encoding uncharacterized protein LOC135652988: protein MKAPHELRDCSKYCWFHYDYEHDTKECRDLKNHIEELIRRGHLGHNVRRPGELLPHPSSPVKKQIDVISEGLTSGGDSMVKRIMMDIGSSADVLYFDAFQKLGLTKEDLTPMLSMLTGFTGDSILSLGTTILPVTLGEEPKTKIVMMTFMVVELPLAYNAILGRPTLNKLRAIISTYHRAMKFPTRARIREARSDP, encoded by the exons ATGAAGGCCCCACACGAGCTTAGAGATTGCTCAAAGTACTGTTGGTTTCATTACGACTACGAACATGACACTAAGGAGTGCCGTGACTTGAAGAACCatatcgaggagctcatccgtcGGGGACACCTGGGTCACAATGTTAGAAGGCCAGGGGAATTATTGCCACACCCCTCGAGTCCAGTTAAGAAGCAGATTGATGTGATTAGTGAAGGCCTGACATCAGGTGGGGATAGCATG GTTAAAAGGATCATGATGGACATCGGAAGCTCCGCTGACGTCCTTTACTTCGATGCCTTTCAGAAGCTTGGCCTGACTAAGGAAGATCTTACGCCGATGCTATCGATGCTTACCGGGTTTACAGGTGATTCCATTTTATCCCTCGGCACCACCATCCTGCCAGTCACCTTGGGGGAAGAGCCGAAGACCAAGATAGTCATGATGACCTTCATGGTGGTGGAGCTCCCCTTGGCATACAACGCCATTCTGGGTCGACCAACCCTTAACAAGCTCAGGGCTATCATCTCCACATACCACCGGGCGATGAAATTTCCAACCCGAGCTAGGATCAGGGAAGCAAGGAGCGACCCTTGA
- the LOC135652521 gene encoding alpha-1,3-arabinosyltransferase XAT2-like yields the protein MKPHRTFPRPEPRRTGNGFIIASMLLSVCILSLIKARYCSAPYGKSRESSELEITMGAIRMLAAKSGDLALKGREDGEDYRLLLEAVSGDKAAMEVKKPVCIETSRRSDVCEAEGDLRVRASAQTIFVDPFLTSQEWKMKPYARKHDQPALAHVKEWTIRPFTEQEAPPSCTENYTVPAVVFSVGGYTGNLFHDFTDVIVPLFITSTRFHGEVQFVIADAKPWWLSKFSLLLKQLSKYEIIDADNDRDAVRCFPRVIAGLDFHKELGVDPAKAPSGYSMTDFKEMLRRAYGLERTRAEPSGDRWDVRRKPRLLIISRRSSRVFLNERGMSDMAMSLGFDVRIADPDVTTDLGKFARLVNSADVMIGVYGAGLTNIVFLPAGAVFIQVVPMGNLEWLARDTFEKPSPDMQIKYMDYRIQADESTLSDQYQKDHPVFTDPQSIHKKGWSELSKVYLENQDVKPHLGRLRITLLEALKFLPHGRKTTTQ from the exons atgAAGCCTCACAGGACTTTTCCCAGGCCTGAGCCTAGGAGGACAGGAAATGGCTTCATCATCGCATCGATGCTTCTCTCTGTGTGCATCCTCTCGCTCATCAAGGCCCGTTATTGCTCAGCTCCATATG GCAAGTCGCGGGAGTCTTCGGAACTGGAAATAACCATGGGAGCTATCAGGATGCTGGCAGCTAAGAGTGGCGATCTTGCTCTTAAAG GGCGTGAAGATGGAGAAGACTACAGGCTACTGTTGGAAGCAGTGAGCGGAGACAAAGCTGCTATGGAGGTCAAGAAGCCGGTATGCATCGAAACAAGCCGGAGATCTGATGTTTGCGAGGCGGAAGGCGACTTAAGGGTGAGAGCAAGCGCCCAGACCATCTTCGTAGACCCTTTCCTCACAAGTCAGGAATGGAAGATGAAACCTTACGCCCGGAAGCACGACCAGCCCGCTCTTGCTCACGTCAAGGAATGGACGATCAGGCCGTTCACGGAGCAGGAAGCACCGCCGAGTTGCACCGAGAACTACACCGTCCCCGCCGTGGTCTTCTCCGTCGGCGGCTACACCGGAAACCTCTTCCACGACTTCACCGACGTGATAGTCCCTCTGTTCATCACCTCCACACGGTTCCACGGCGAGGTACAGTTCGTCATTGCCGACGCGAAGCCCTGGTGGCTGAGCAAGTTCAGCTTGCTTCTCAAGCAGCTGTCCAAGTACGAGATCATCGACGCCGACAACGACCGAGATGCGGTGCGGTGCTTCCCCCGAGTGATCGCAGGACTCGACTTCCACAAGGAGCTCGGGGTCGACCCCGCCAAGGCTCCCAGCGGGTACTCCATGACGGACTTCAAGGAGATGCTGAGGAGAGCGTACGGACTAGAGAGGACGAGGGCGGAGCCGTCGGGTGACCGGTGGGACGTGAGGAGGAAGCCGCGGCTGCTGATCATATCTCGCAGGAGCTCAAGGGTGTTCTTGAACGAGAGGGGGATGTCGGACATGGCCATGAGCCTGGGCTTCGACGTGAGGATCGCCGACCCCGATGTGACCACCGACCTGGGGAAGTTCGCGAGGCTGGTGAACTCCGCCGACGTGATGATCGGAGTCTACGGCGCCGGGCTCACCAACATCGTCTTCCTCCCTGCGGGTGCCGTGTTCATCCAGGTGGTTCCCATGGGCAACCTGGAGTGGCTGGCGAGGGACACCTTCGAAAAGCCATCGCCGGACATGCAGATCAAGTACATGGACTACCGCATCCAGGCGGACGAGAGCACGCTCAGCGATCAGTACCAGAAGGACCACCCTGTGTTCACAGATCCTCAATCGATCCACAAGAAGGGTTGGAGCGAACTCAGCAAAGTATACTTGGAGAACCAAGATGTGAAGCCACATTTGGGCAGGCTCAGGATCACACTGCTGGAAGCTCTCAAGTTCCTTCCGCACGGCCGCAAGACGACGACTCAGTga